The Engraulis encrasicolus isolate BLACKSEA-1 chromosome 22, IST_EnEncr_1.0, whole genome shotgun sequence genome includes a region encoding these proteins:
- the LOC134438749 gene encoding LOW QUALITY PROTEIN: KH homology domain-containing protein 4-like (The sequence of the model RefSeq protein was modified relative to this genomic sequence to represent the inferred CDS: deleted 1 base in 1 codon), translating into MASGTPCLSRWDQPKSKAAPSSTAADSSMPPTPGSAAGEDEAPQGGVEMAAAMAAKINAMLMAKGKLKPLEPLPSKTAPAAPVSSTTEEVVVTEVDINDVPINCRNLLTKGKTQEEIRQHSGAVVSTKGLYMTNADKSTAKGHRPLYLHVQGRSQEEVNKAVQRIKEIISEDLLRTAAASGGQQRPVMPMLPVYPQPPRPAAPPQLPRPQMPRQQHNHHNNQRSSSHHGGHSGNFCHTKIFVGLDQALPSFNVNEKVEGPGGTYLGHIQTETGARVFLRGKGSGYIEQASRRESFEPLYVYISHPNQVGLEAAKKLTESLLETVRAEHTRMVSIYTATGSTQPYPAHGYPANSNYSSQGSWYNYPANGFPGCYSAYPGAAGYWGSANGQPGHSNLSTTPQSSQAMVQYPVCPRKPHPYLVQDPATSSSEATSSPSTSPPRTDSPKRQFVEETETANENEAESSGGGDEKQEDQSSPPPPPPGSSDGGKTAERFLMPPPPMPLASARKRQRESPPPKEEEQQPQQQQQPPPATVSPVAGPVEAEVIPKKVKLVDDSTGLVPYGGESSSEEDERTRSSSKAANS; encoded by the exons ATGGCGTCGGGTACACC ATGTTTAAGCAGATGGGACCAACCCAAGTCCAAAGCTGCACCATCAAGCACTGCTGCAGACTCCAGCATGCCTCCTACACCTGGGAGTGCAGCCGGGGAGGATGAGGCACCCCAGGGTGGGGTTGAGATGGCTGCAGCTATGGCTGCGAAGATCAACGCAATGCTTATGGCTAAAGGGAAACTGAAACCGCTCGAACCTTTACCCAGTAAG acgGCTCCCGCCGCACCTGTCTCAAGTACcacagaggaggtggtggtgaccGAAGTGGATATCAATGATGTGCCCATAAACTGCAGAAATCTGCTCACTAAAGGGAAAACTCAGGAAGAG ATTCGTCAGCACAGTGGAGCCGTGGTTTCAACAAAAGGCCTGTACATGACCAACGCAGACAAGTCCACTGCTAAAGGGCAT AGACCTTTATATCTCCATGTTCAAGGACGGAGTCAGGAGGAGGTCAACA AGGCTGTCCAGCGGATAAAGGAGATCATCTCGGAGGATCTGTTGCGTACGGCGGCGGCCTCGGGAGGCCAGCAGCGTCCAGTCATGCCCATGCTGCCTGTGTACCCGCAGCCCCCACGCCCTGCCGCCCCCCCACAGCTCCCCCGGCCCCAGATGCCCCGGCAGCagcacaaccaccacaacaaccaaaGGTCCTCCTCACATCATGGCGGACATTCAGGG AATTTCTGCCACACCAAGATCTTTGTGGGCCTGGACCAGGCGCTGCCCTCGTTTAACGTGAACGAGAAGGTGGAAGGCCCGGGGGGCACATATCTGGGGCACATCCAGACGGAGACTGGCGCACGCGTCTTCCTAAGGGGCAAAGGGTCCGGGTACATCGAGCAGGCGTCACGGAGAGAGTCCTTCGAACCGCTCTATGTCTACATCAG CCACCCAAACCAGGTTGGATTGGAAGCTGCTAAGAAGCTCACAGAGAGTCTACTGGAAACG GTCAGAGCGGAGCACACTAGAATGGTGTCCATTTACACAGCGACCGGATCCACTCAAC CATACCCAGCACACGGATACCCAGCTAATAGCAATTACAGTAGCCAGGGGTCCTGGTATAACTACCCAGCAAATGGGTTCCCGGGCTGCTATTCTGCCTACCCAGGTGCCGCAGGTTACTGGGGTAGTGCAAATGGTCAGCCCGGTCATTCTAACCTGTCGACAACCCCTCAATCTTCCCAGGCTATGGTTCAGTATCCTGTGTGTCCTAGGAAACCTCATCCTTACCTAGTACAG GACCCAGCCACCAGCTCCAGCGAAGCCACCAGTAGCCCATCAACCAGTCCACCAAGAACAGACAGCCCCAAGAGGCAGTTTGTTGAAGAGACCGAAACGGCAAATGAGAATGAG GCCGAATCGAGCGGTGGTGGTGATGAGAAGCAGGAGGACCAGTcatcccctccaccacccccaccaggcTCCTCAGATGGTGGCAAGACTGCTGAGAG GTTCTTGATGCCCCCGCCTCCAATGCCCCTGGCATCTGCCcggaagagacagagggaaagccCACCACCCAAGGAGGAagagcagcagccgcagcagcagcagcagccacctcCAGCAACAG tgtcccCTGTTGCAGGTCCGGTAGAGGCGGAGGTGATTCCCAAGAAGGTCAAGCTGGTGGACGATAGCACAGGGCTCGTGCCCTACGGAGGAGAGTCCTCCagtgaggaggatgaa aggacgcGTAGTAGTAGTAAGGCGGCTAACTCCTAA